The Betta splendens chromosome 4, fBetSpl5.4, whole genome shotgun sequence genome contains a region encoding:
- the LOC114853367 gene encoding E3 ubiquitin-protein ligase RNF14-like isoform X2: protein MNADLEEQEDELLALQSIFGSEEFIRNESKAAGEIRVSVELPADFTVVLKEGETLRQYDISFLPPLLLTFELPHHYPSSSPPSFSLACCWLTHTQLSALTARLIELYQATGGAVVLFSWAQFLKEETLSFLGLHNVLELPSDEDVQRDPESNTGREKPLPSENSLKNISDDSVPVGEKKAERASQPSEFKADFKNEGAASLSDSTSELQKAQTLSGLSLSQMLLSRILIHQAEQKQKAFASTLFECGVCFITAPGSECVQLSECHHIFCQACLAEFCRVRITEGTVRGLTCPQADCTATPTPAQVRSLVGDELFSRYDRLLLQSTLDLMSDVVYCPRRSCGSAVILEKSSTAAMCSVCNFAFCVTCRKTYHGAEDCYAPKQQKEDELEEILDLPETNEGIKALMDDYTSGSAERKRLLEKRYGRSVMLFTIEEMLSNEWMKGNSKNCPHCFSKIEKNGGCDMMVCRCCTQRFCWACLSRLSSRRERVGDCSSCAFW, encoded by the exons ATGAATGCGGACCTAGAGGAGCAGGAAGACGAACTGCTCGCGCTCCAGAGTATCTTCGGTTCAGAGGAGTTCATCCGGAATGAGTCGAAAGCTGCCGGAGAAATCCGAGTGTCTGTTGAGCTTCCTGCGGACTTCACGGTTGTTCTGAAGGAGG GTGAAACACTGAGGCAGTACGACATATCATTCCTTCCACCTCTCCTTCTGACCTTCGAGCTTCCTCACCACTAcccgtcctcgtctcctccctccttctccctcgcctgctgctggctgacacacacgcag CTCTCAGCGCTGACTGCTCGGCTCATTGAGCTCTACCAGGCCACCGGGggtgctgtggttctgttctcCTGGGCCCAGTTCCTTAAAGAAGAAACCCTCTCCTTCCTGGGCCTCCATAATGTCCTGGAGCTCCCCTCTGATGAGGATGTCCAGCGTGACCCTGAATCCAACACAGGACGTGAAAAGCCTCTTCCTTCAGAGAACAGtttgaaaaacatttctgaTGATTCAGTCCCTGTAGGCGAGAAGAAGGCAGAACGAGCCTCTCAGCCCTCAGAGTTCAAGGCTGACTTCAAGAACGAAGGAGCTGCTTCTCTGTCAGACTCCACCTCAGAACTTCAAAAAGCCCAAACACTGTCTGGCCTCAGCCTGTCACAAATGCTCCTGTCCAGGATCTTGATCCACCAAGCCGAGCAGAAGCAGAAGGCGTTTGCCAGCACGCTGTTTGAATGCGGCGTGTGCTTCATCACCGCGCCTGGTTCTGAGTGCGTGCAGCTGTCCGAGTGCCACCACATCTTCTGTCAGGCGTGTCTGGCCGAGTTCTGCAGGGTCCGGATAACCGAGGGGACCGTCCGGGGCCTCACCTGCCCTCAGGCAGACTGCACCGCCACGCCGACACCTGCACAG GTGAGGAGTCTGGTTGGAGACGAGCTGTTCAGCCGCTATGATCGCCTCCTGCTGCAGTCGACTCTGGACCTAATGTCTG ATGTGGTGTACTGCCCTCGCCGCTCCTGCGGCTCTGCTGTCATCCTGGAGAAGTCCAGCACCGCAGCTATGTGCTCCGTGTGCAACTTTGCCTTTTGTGTCACCTGCAGGAAGACGTATCACGGAGCTGAGGACTGTTACGCACCCAAACAGCAGAAAGAGGATGAGCTGGAAGAGATTCTGGACCTGCCAGAGACAAATG agGGAATAAAGGCTCTGATGGACGACTACACCAGTGGCAGCGCAGAGAGGAAGCGTCTGCTGGAGAAGAGATACGGCCGCAGCGTGATGCTGTTCACTATAGAGGAGATGTTGTCTAACGAGTGGATGAAGGGCAACAGCAAGAATTGTCCTCACTGCTTCTCTAAAATAGAG AAAAATGGAGGCTGTGACATGATGGTGTGCCGCTGTTGTACACAGAGGTTCTGCTGGGCCTGCCTGTCTAGACTTTCATCAAGACGTGAACGTGTTGGTGACTGCTCATCCTGCGCATTCTGGTAG
- the LOC114853367 gene encoding E3 ubiquitin-protein ligase RNF14-like isoform X1 produces MNADLEEQEDELLALQSIFGSEEFIRNESKAAGEIRVSVELPADFTVVLKEGETLRQYDISFLPPLLLTFELPHHYPSSSPPSFSLACCWLTHTQLSALTARLIELYQATGGAVVLFSWAQFLKEETLSFLGLHNVLELPSDEDVQRDPESNTGREKPLPSENSLKNISDDSVPVGEKKAERASQPSEFKADFKNEGAASLSDSTSELQKAQTLSGLSLSQMLLSRILIHQAEQKQKAFASTLFECGVCFITAPGSECVQLSECHHIFCQACLAEFCRVRITEGTVRGLTCPQADCTATPTPAQVRSLVGDELFSRYDRLLLQSTLDLMSDVVYCPRRSCGSAVILEKSSTAAMCSVCNFAFCVTCRKTYHGAEDCYAPKQQKEDELEEILDLPETNEGIKALMDDYTSGSAERKRLLEKRYGRSVMLFTIEEMLSNEWMKGNSKNCPHCFSKIEKNGGCNMMTCFSCGQLFCWVCLARLPIRGSDLRAFDRPCSICSYFWTRRRPDIL; encoded by the exons ATGAATGCGGACCTAGAGGAGCAGGAAGACGAACTGCTCGCGCTCCAGAGTATCTTCGGTTCAGAGGAGTTCATCCGGAATGAGTCGAAAGCTGCCGGAGAAATCCGAGTGTCTGTTGAGCTTCCTGCGGACTTCACGGTTGTTCTGAAGGAGG GTGAAACACTGAGGCAGTACGACATATCATTCCTTCCACCTCTCCTTCTGACCTTCGAGCTTCCTCACCACTAcccgtcctcgtctcctccctccttctccctcgcctgctgctggctgacacacacgcag CTCTCAGCGCTGACTGCTCGGCTCATTGAGCTCTACCAGGCCACCGGGggtgctgtggttctgttctcCTGGGCCCAGTTCCTTAAAGAAGAAACCCTCTCCTTCCTGGGCCTCCATAATGTCCTGGAGCTCCCCTCTGATGAGGATGTCCAGCGTGACCCTGAATCCAACACAGGACGTGAAAAGCCTCTTCCTTCAGAGAACAGtttgaaaaacatttctgaTGATTCAGTCCCTGTAGGCGAGAAGAAGGCAGAACGAGCCTCTCAGCCCTCAGAGTTCAAGGCTGACTTCAAGAACGAAGGAGCTGCTTCTCTGTCAGACTCCACCTCAGAACTTCAAAAAGCCCAAACACTGTCTGGCCTCAGCCTGTCACAAATGCTCCTGTCCAGGATCTTGATCCACCAAGCCGAGCAGAAGCAGAAGGCGTTTGCCAGCACGCTGTTTGAATGCGGCGTGTGCTTCATCACCGCGCCTGGTTCTGAGTGCGTGCAGCTGTCCGAGTGCCACCACATCTTCTGTCAGGCGTGTCTGGCCGAGTTCTGCAGGGTCCGGATAACCGAGGGGACCGTCCGGGGCCTCACCTGCCCTCAGGCAGACTGCACCGCCACGCCGACACCTGCACAG GTGAGGAGTCTGGTTGGAGACGAGCTGTTCAGCCGCTATGATCGCCTCCTGCTGCAGTCGACTCTGGACCTAATGTCTG ATGTGGTGTACTGCCCTCGCCGCTCCTGCGGCTCTGCTGTCATCCTGGAGAAGTCCAGCACCGCAGCTATGTGCTCCGTGTGCAACTTTGCCTTTTGTGTCACCTGCAGGAAGACGTATCACGGAGCTGAGGACTGTTACGCACCCAAACAGCAGAAAGAGGATGAGCTGGAAGAGATTCTGGACCTGCCAGAGACAAATG agGGAATAAAGGCTCTGATGGACGACTACACCAGTGGCAGCGCAGAGAGGAAGCGTCTGCTGGAGAAGAGATACGGCCGCAGCGTGATGCTGTTCACTATAGAGGAGATGTTGTCTAACGAGTGGATGAAGGGCAACAGCAAGAATTGTCCTCACTGCTTCTCTAAAATAGAG AAAAACGGAGGCTGTAACATGATGACGTGCTTCAGCTGTGGGCAGTTGTTCTGCTGGGTCTGCCTGGCCCGGCTGCCGATCAGAGGTTCTGACCTGCGAGCCTTTGACAGACCCTGCTCGATCTGCTCGTACTTCTGGACCAGAAGACGTCCTGACATTTTATAA